TCTTGAAAAAGTTCTTGAACGATTTAACAAGATACTGAAAGAAGTAAATTATTCTTAATAAAAAACTAACAATGCCTAAGCAGGAATTCAAAATGATTCATAAACAAAATCCACTAAAATTTTTCATCCAAACCTATGGCTGTCAGATGAATGTAGCTGATAGCGAAATGGTTTCAGGTCTACTAATCAAATCTGGATATGAACTGACTGAAAATATTGATGAAGCGGACATAATAATTTTCAATAGTTGCACAGTCCGCCAGCACGCAGAAGACAGAGTTATCGGTCGTATTACACAAGAAGGAAATCGCAAAAAAAAGAAACCAAATTTACTTATTGGCTTAATTGGATGCGTTGCCCAACGCTGCGGTGAAGAACTAATACAGAAAATAGATTGCCTTGATTTCGCAGTTGGAACTGACCAATATCGTCTTTTACCAAAAGTAATAGAGAATTGCTTAAAGAATAATTGCTCAACATCTTTGCTTCAAGCAAATTATAAAGAAAATTACAGCGACATTCCTCCTTATAGAAAAAAAGGGATAAATGCTTTCATAACCATCATGCGTGGCTGTAATAACTTCTGCTCGTATTGTATTGTTCCGTATGTTCGTGGAAGAGAACGCTCACGAAATCATCTTGAAGTTCTAAAAGAGATTGAAACGGCTGGGAATAAAGGATACAAAGATATTACACTCTTGGGACAAAATGTAAATTCTTACAAAAATGATAATATTGATTTTCCCACTTTACTTAAACTTGCCTCAAAAATTGATTCCATAAAAAGATTGCGTTTTATTACATCTCATCCAAAAGATTTATCTGATAAATTAATTGAAGTAATGACAAATGAAGAAAAAGTATGTGAGCATCTTCATCTTCCATTGCAATCAGGCTCAAACACTATTTTAGAAAAAATGAATAGAGGTTATTCAGTTGAGCAATACC
The sequence above is a segment of the Candidatus Cloacimonadota bacterium genome. Coding sequences within it:
- the miaB gene encoding tRNA (N6-isopentenyl adenosine(37)-C2)-methylthiotransferase MiaB; translation: MIHKQNPLKFFIQTYGCQMNVADSEMVSGLLIKSGYELTENIDEADIIIFNSCTVRQHAEDRVIGRITQEGNRKKKKPNLLIGLIGCVAQRCGEELIQKIDCLDFAVGTDQYRLLPKVIENCLKNNCSTSLLQANYKENYSDIPPYRKKGINAFITIMRGCNNFCSYCIVPYVRGRERSRNHLEVLKEIETAGNKGYKDITLLGQNVNSYKNDNIDFPTLLKLASKIDSIKRLRFITSHPKDLSDKLIEVMTNEEKVCEHLHLPLQSGSNTILEKMNRGYSVEQYLSIIKKLKNSIPNIAITTDVMTGFPGETEKDFLDTYNLMKKIRFDYAFTFKYSPRKGTKAADPRVNRGQIDESIRLKRLQKLIALQEKITFEKYKEQTGKVVEVYVEQKSKKNINELSGRTRDNKIAVFPGDKNLIGKFVKVKICDATGWTLRGKQQKI